One segment of uncultured Tolumonas sp. DNA contains the following:
- a CDS encoding lysophospholipid acyltransferase family protein, with product MFTVDELLSAHSSKPVPRWYKPFLRYLLCEKEFQRFGEKYPNLHGLDFIEQALRYLSFACDVCENELEHIPAQGPVVIVANHPIGSLDGLALLQIISRVRGDVKIIANQLLSQIKPLNELLLPVDNMNGNTQRQQITAINEHLGKGGALIVFPAGEVSRLNIHGIYDGRWNNGFLRLATQHRAPIVPIHISGHNSWLFYGTSLLNKSLSTLLLVREMFHQRKGHIKIRIGAKIPFNEWSKLPVTGKALAKLFRKHLYRLGKGKSGILTTEAPIALAENRVKLKKAVEACQPLGNTPDGKHIYLYRREQAPSSVILKELGRLREIAFRAVGEGTGLRRDLDSFDDDYYHLLLWDNKELEIVGAYRFMPTKEQLERKGHKGLYSYGLFHYDTAMSHILEQGIELGRSFIQPRYWGKRSLDYLWQGIGAFLAQNPQYRYLFGPVSMSASLPTPARDLLVSFYKLHFSPRWPLARSRQPYANGSLDIASQFIGEDYQQDLGILKSMLDNLGCSIPTLYKQYSELCEPGGVQFLDFGIDPDFGNCVDGLVLIDVHKMKQNKRQRYIDCHLIDNTVTTASA from the coding sequence ATGTTTACAGTCGACGAATTACTCTCGGCACATAGTTCAAAACCGGTTCCCCGCTGGTACAAACCCTTTCTGCGCTACTTGCTGTGCGAAAAAGAATTTCAACGTTTCGGCGAAAAATATCCGAATTTGCACGGCTTGGATTTCATTGAACAAGCATTACGTTATTTATCGTTTGCCTGTGATGTTTGTGAAAATGAGTTAGAACATATTCCCGCCCAGGGGCCGGTTGTGATTGTCGCGAATCATCCTATTGGTTCATTAGACGGGTTAGCACTGCTGCAGATCATTTCTCGCGTGCGCGGCGATGTGAAAATTATCGCTAACCAACTACTCAGTCAGATCAAACCTCTGAATGAATTGTTGCTGCCCGTTGATAACATGAATGGCAACACGCAACGACAGCAGATCACCGCGATTAATGAGCATTTAGGGAAAGGCGGCGCACTGATCGTATTTCCCGCCGGAGAAGTATCGCGCTTAAACATTCACGGTATTTATGATGGCCGCTGGAATAATGGCTTTTTACGTTTGGCAACCCAGCACCGTGCGCCGATTGTGCCGATCCATATCTCTGGGCATAACTCATGGCTGTTTTATGGCACATCATTACTGAATAAATCACTGTCGACGCTGTTACTAGTACGCGAAATGTTCCACCAGCGTAAAGGGCACATCAAGATCCGTATCGGGGCCAAAATCCCGTTCAATGAATGGTCAAAATTACCCGTCACCGGTAAGGCATTAGCTAAGCTGTTTCGTAAACATCTCTATCGCTTAGGCAAAGGAAAATCCGGCATTCTGACCACCGAAGCCCCCATCGCCTTAGCTGAAAATCGAGTAAAATTGAAAAAGGCTGTTGAAGCTTGCCAACCATTGGGAAATACGCCGGATGGTAAACATATTTATCTCTATCGCCGTGAACAAGCGCCCTCTTCCGTGATCTTAAAAGAACTCGGACGCTTACGAGAAATTGCCTTCCGAGCGGTTGGCGAAGGCACCGGCTTGCGTCGTGATCTTGATAGTTTTGATGACGATTATTACCACTTATTGTTGTGGGATAATAAAGAGCTGGAGATCGTCGGTGCTTACCGTTTTATGCCCACCAAAGAGCAATTAGAACGGAAAGGCCATAAAGGTCTATATAGTTATGGCTTGTTTCATTACGACACCGCAATGAGTCATATTCTTGAGCAGGGGATTGAACTTGGCCGTAGCTTTATTCAGCCACGTTATTGGGGAAAACGCAGCCTCGATTATTTATGGCAAGGTATCGGCGCATTTTTAGCGCAGAACCCGCAATATCGTTATTTGTTCGGGCCGGTGTCGATGTCAGCCAGTTTGCCAACGCCGGCGCGTGATTTGCTGGTTTCATTTTACAAACTGCATTTCAGCCCACGTTGGCCATTAGCGCGTTCACGCCAACCGTATGCAAATGGTTCTCTGGATATTGCCAGTCAGTTTATCGGCGAAGATTACCAGCAAGATTTAGGCATATTAAAATCCATGCTCGATAATCTGGGTTGCAGTATTCCCACTTTATATAAGCAATATTCCGAATTATGCGAACCCGGTGGCGTGCAATTTCTGGATTTTGGCATCGACCCTGATTTTGGTAACTGTGTCGATGGGTTGGTATTAATTGATGTGCACAAAATGAAGCAGAACAAACGCCAGCGTTATATCGATTGCCATTTGATTGATAACACAGTGACAACCGCAAGTGCGTAA
- the glk gene encoding glucokinase, whose amino-acid sequence MAEQVLVGDVGGTNARLALCSLQDGSLSHIKNYSGAEYPSLEAVIRVYLEETAAKVSSACIAIACPITGDWVAMTNHTWAFSQSEMQQNLGLTHLSIINDFTAISMAIPALKAEDKIQFGGEAAQAGKPIAVYGAGTGLGVAHLVHTGEAWMSLPGEGGHVDFAPNSTEEVMVLEALREELGHVSAERLLSGPGLVNIYRGLVLSDERVPENLQPKDVTERALADEDIDCRRALSLFCVLMGRFGGNLALNLGTFGGVYIAGGIVPRFLEFFKASGFRVAFEDKGRFHAYLESIPVFLITHQQPGLLGSGAYLRQQLGYKL is encoded by the coding sequence ATGGCTGAGCAGGTTCTGGTGGGCGATGTTGGTGGTACGAATGCACGTCTTGCATTGTGTAGTTTACAAGACGGTAGTTTATCGCACATCAAAAACTATTCAGGTGCTGAATACCCATCTCTTGAAGCGGTGATCCGCGTTTATCTGGAAGAGACAGCTGCTAAAGTCAGCAGTGCATGTATCGCGATTGCTTGCCCGATCACCGGTGACTGGGTGGCTATGACTAACCACACCTGGGCGTTCTCACAAAGTGAAATGCAACAAAATCTGGGTCTGACACATCTGTCTATTATTAATGACTTTACTGCGATCTCCATGGCTATTCCTGCATTGAAAGCAGAAGACAAGATCCAGTTCGGTGGTGAAGCGGCGCAAGCAGGCAAGCCAATTGCTGTCTATGGTGCCGGCACAGGTTTGGGCGTTGCTCATCTGGTGCATACCGGCGAAGCGTGGATGAGCTTGCCTGGTGAAGGTGGTCACGTTGATTTTGCACCAAACAGCACTGAAGAAGTGATGGTATTGGAAGCACTGCGTGAAGAACTTGGTCACGTATCGGCTGAACGTCTGCTGTCTGGCCCTGGTTTGGTTAATATTTATCGTGGTTTGGTGCTATCTGATGAACGTGTACCAGAAAACCTGCAACCGAAAGATGTTACTGAACGGGCATTGGCGGATGAAGATATTGACTGTCGTCGTGCACTGAGCTTGTTCTGCGTGCTGATGGGGCGTTTTGGCGGTAACCTGGCACTCAATCTGGGCACATTTGGTGGCGTCTATATTGCTGGCGGTATTGTTCCTCGTTTCCTGGAATTCTTTAAAGCGTCTGGTTTCCGTGTTGCGTTCGAAGATAAAGGCCGTTTCCACGCTTATCTGGAATCAATCCCTGTCTTCCTGATCACGCATCAACAACCTGGGTTGTTAGGTTCCGGGGCTTATTTACGCCAACAGCTGGGTTACAAGCTCTAA
- the dapB gene encoding 4-hydroxy-tetrahydrodipicolinate reductase produces MTAPIRIALMGCQGRMGKALLEAIQSNNQVALGAALERPGSTVIGLDVGDLNGLGAMNVLVADDLEQVKDQFDVIIDFTRPEVTLKNLAFAVANNKRIVIGTTGFDDAGKAAIADAATKIGIVFASNFSVGVNLVFKLLEQAAKVMGDYTDIEIIEGHHRHKVDAPSGTALSMGEVVAKTLGRDLKQCAVYGREGITGERDRNTIGFATIRAGDLVGEHTVMFADIGERVEITHKASSRLTFANGAVRAANWLKDQSCGLFDMQDVLDLK; encoded by the coding sequence ATGACCGCTCCGATTCGTATCGCATTGATGGGCTGTCAGGGCCGTATGGGTAAGGCCTTGCTGGAAGCAATTCAGAGCAATAATCAGGTTGCATTGGGTGCTGCACTTGAGCGCCCGGGTTCGACCGTGATTGGTTTAGACGTTGGTGATCTGAATGGCTTGGGTGCAATGAATGTGCTGGTGGCTGATGATCTGGAACAAGTAAAAGATCAATTCGACGTCATTATAGATTTTACCCGCCCGGAAGTGACATTAAAAAACCTGGCATTTGCTGTCGCGAATAATAAACGGATCGTGATTGGTACGACTGGTTTTGATGATGCAGGTAAAGCCGCCATTGCGGATGCTGCAACCAAAATCGGCATCGTGTTTGCCTCTAATTTCAGTGTTGGTGTGAATCTGGTTTTCAAACTGCTGGAACAAGCGGCGAAAGTGATGGGTGATTATACTGACATCGAGATCATCGAAGGTCATCACCGTCATAAAGTCGATGCACCATCAGGTACTGCACTGAGCATGGGTGAAGTGGTTGCCAAGACACTGGGTCGTGATCTGAAACAATGCGCTGTGTATGGTCGTGAAGGGATCACGGGTGAACGTGACCGCAATACCATCGGTTTTGCCACTATCCGTGCCGGCGATTTGGTTGGTGAACATACCGTCATGTTTGCAGATATTGGTGAACGTGTTGAGATCACCCACAAAGCATCCAGTCGTTTGACGTTTGCAAATGGCGCTGTTCGTGCAGCTAACTGGTTAAAAGATCAATCTTGTGGTCTTTTTGATATGCAAGACGTATTAGATCTTAAATAA
- a CDS encoding HD domain-containing phosphohydrolase codes for MHPELKLQDIIISLAHSIDMVSSFVHQHHLRVAILAEAIADEAQWNAEQKRRLILAAVLHDIGAVSSSEKAELLQMDVEEDHPHAALGAGMLCDFAYFADIVPVIRFHHHYWHNGDGVLVGDEIVPEESFLLHLADRIDISIDPNVWILDQTEKIRDAIQALSGLVFKPELVEAFMRASLHDAFWLRLDGCAMETLLHRTLAYEPPINIDIDVLESLALTFSHVIDFRSQFTSTHSAGVAAVAYELAKLKPFSEEKSRKLRVAGYLHDIGKIAVPSEILNKPDKLTAKEFNRMKAHAFYTNSILSELNVLADICAWASNHHEKTDGSGYPFGLDGRALSEEARIMTYADVFTALREDRPYRKSMPLSEAMEALVGMLKPKDTDSVYRLLCQHLTEIDEVRSFAQHKASETYQRIIQTV; via the coding sequence ATGCACCCAGAACTTAAGCTTCAAGATATTATCATTTCACTGGCACATTCAATTGATATGGTCAGTTCGTTTGTCCATCAACATCATCTCCGGGTCGCCATATTAGCAGAAGCCATTGCGGATGAAGCACAATGGAACGCGGAACAAAAACGACGTTTGATTTTAGCCGCAGTACTGCATGATATCGGTGCCGTTTCTTCTTCTGAAAAAGCAGAATTGCTGCAAATGGATGTCGAAGAAGATCATCCTCATGCCGCATTAGGTGCCGGCATGTTGTGTGATTTTGCCTATTTTGCTGATATTGTTCCCGTGATCCGTTTTCATCATCATTATTGGCACAACGGCGACGGTGTGCTGGTTGGCGATGAAATTGTTCCAGAAGAAAGTTTCCTATTACATCTGGCAGATCGCATTGATATTTCTATTGATCCTAATGTTTGGATTTTAGATCAAACCGAAAAAATTAGAGATGCTATCCAAGCTTTATCTGGTTTAGTGTTTAAACCAGAATTGGTTGAGGCATTTATGCGGGCATCATTACACGATGCTTTTTGGTTACGGTTAGATGGCTGTGCAATGGAAACGTTATTACACCGTACTTTAGCGTATGAACCACCTATTAATATCGATATTGATGTATTGGAATCTTTAGCGCTTACCTTTTCGCATGTGATCGATTTTCGAAGTCAATTTACCTCTACCCACTCTGCGGGTGTGGCGGCAGTAGCCTATGAATTAGCAAAACTAAAACCATTTTCAGAGGAAAAAAGCCGTAAATTGCGGGTTGCCGGTTATTTACATGATATTGGCAAAATCGCGGTGCCGAGTGAGATTCTAAACAAGCCAGATAAATTAACGGCCAAAGAATTTAACCGCATGAAAGCACATGCTTTTTATACTAATTCAATCTTGAGTGAATTAAACGTGCTGGCTGATATTTGTGCCTGGGCCAGTAATCATCATGAAAAAACAGATGGTTCCGGTTATCCATTTGGTTTGGATGGTCGCGCGTTGTCAGAAGAAGCGCGGATCATGACCTATGCAGATGTATTTACTGCACTGAGAGAAGATCGGCCTTATCGCAAATCAATGCCATTGAGTGAAGCGATGGAAGCACTAGTGGGAATGTTAAAACCAAAAGACACCGATTCAGTTTATCGATTGTTATGCCAACATCTCACTGAAATTGATGAGGTCAGGTCTTTTGCTCAGCATAAGGCGAGCGAGACCTATCAGCGAATTATTCAAACGGTATAA
- the pyk gene encoding pyruvate kinase — MLRRTKIVTTLGPATDREGVLEGILEAGANMVRMNFSHGTAEDHIARAKHIRELAARLGKSIAILGDLQGPKIRVSTFKDNKIMLKVGDKFLLDAEMGKGEGTQEQVGIDYKKLPEDVISGDILLLDDGRVQLKVDSVDGSKIFTTVTVGGPLSNNKGINKKGGGLSAPALTEKDKADIKTAALMQVDYLAVSFPRNGADLNYARELAREAGCHAKIVAKVERAETVATDEAMEDIILASDVVMVARGDLGVEIGDSELMGVQKKLIRSARKLNRVVITATQMMESMIKAPMPTRAEVMDVANAVLDGTDAVMLSAETAAGDFPIETVLAMASVCVGAEKHPSVNVSNHRMTYTFNSVEETVAMSTMYAANHMQGVKGIVAMTESGTTPLLMSRLSSGLPIFALSRHQQTLNWCSLYRGVTPVYFDADESQPVIQNCRDAISELKSRGYLKSGDLILMTYGDKIESIGGTNTCKMMIVE, encoded by the coding sequence ATGTTAAGAAGAACTAAAATCGTGACCACACTGGGTCCGGCAACTGATCGTGAAGGCGTTCTGGAAGGGATTTTGGAAGCCGGTGCCAACATGGTACGCATGAACTTTTCTCACGGCACAGCGGAAGATCATATTGCCCGCGCCAAGCATATTCGTGAACTGGCTGCTCGTCTGGGTAAATCGATTGCAATTCTGGGCGACCTGCAAGGCCCTAAAATCCGTGTGTCTACCTTCAAAGACAACAAGATTATGTTGAAAGTGGGTGACAAATTCCTGTTGGATGCCGAGATGGGCAAAGGTGAAGGTACGCAGGAACAAGTCGGTATCGACTACAAAAAACTGCCGGAAGATGTGATCAGCGGTGACATTCTGTTACTGGATGATGGTCGTGTGCAGTTAAAAGTAGACAGCGTCGATGGCAGCAAAATTTTCACCACCGTAACTGTGGGCGGCCCACTGTCTAACAACAAAGGGATCAACAAAAAAGGTGGTGGTCTGTCTGCCCCTGCGTTGACTGAAAAAGACAAAGCAGACATCAAAACTGCTGCACTGATGCAAGTAGACTATCTGGCGGTTTCTTTCCCACGTAACGGCGCAGATCTGAACTATGCGCGTGAACTGGCTCGTGAAGCAGGTTGTCACGCTAAGATCGTTGCTAAAGTAGAACGTGCAGAAACAGTGGCCACTGACGAAGCGATGGAAGACATCATTCTGGCTTCTGATGTGGTAATGGTTGCACGCGGTGACTTGGGTGTGGAAATCGGCGACTCTGAGCTAATGGGTGTACAGAAAAAACTGATCCGCAGTGCCCGTAAATTAAATCGCGTTGTTATTACTGCAACGCAGATGATGGAATCGATGATCAAAGCACCGATGCCAACACGTGCCGAAGTCATGGACGTTGCCAACGCAGTATTAGATGGTACTGACGCCGTCATGCTGTCAGCTGAAACTGCCGCTGGTGATTTCCCGATTGAAACCGTCTTAGCCATGGCCAGCGTTTGTGTCGGTGCAGAAAAACACCCAAGCGTGAACGTATCAAATCATCGCATGACTTACACCTTTAACTCTGTTGAAGAAACTGTAGCCATGAGCACCATGTATGCGGCTAACCACATGCAGGGCGTTAAAGGTATTGTCGCGATGACCGAATCAGGCACCACCCCGCTGCTGATGTCACGCTTAAGCTCTGGTCTGCCAATTTTTGCTCTGTCTCGTCATCAACAAACATTGAACTGGTGTTCTCTGTATCGTGGCGTAACGCCAGTTTATTTCGATGCGGATGAATCACAACCAGTGATCCAGAATTGTCGTGACGCGATTTCTGAGCTGAAAAGCCGCGGTTATCTGAAATCAGGCGACCTGATCCTGATGACTTATGGCGACAAAATTGAAAGTATTGGTGGTACAAACACTTGTAAGATGATGATTGTAGAATAA
- the carA gene encoding glutamine-hydrolyzing carbamoyl-phosphate synthase small subunit: protein MTHSALLVLEDGTVFKGVSIGAEGCSVGEVVFNTSMTGYQEILTDPSYCRQIVTLTYPHIGNTGTNSEDEESPNIHAQGLIIRDLPLVASNFRNQATLSDYLKKHNVVGIAEIDTRKLTRILREKGAQAGCIIAGGDLDAAKALAATKAFPGLKGMDLAKVVSCTEAYEWTEGSWKLGQGHTQPAEYPFHVVAYDFGVKRNILRMLVDRGCRVTVVPAQTPAETVLAMNPDGVFLSNGPGDPEPCDYAIKAIKTFLETELPVFGICLGHQLLALASGAKTMKMKFGHHGANHPVKDLDRNVVMITSQNHGFAADDADMPANLRVTHKSLFDGSLQGIHRTDKPAFSFQGHPEASPGPHDAAPLFDHFIDLIKKYRA, encoded by the coding sequence TTGACTCATTCTGCCCTGTTAGTGTTGGAAGATGGGACGGTGTTTAAGGGTGTGTCTATTGGTGCTGAAGGCTGTTCAGTCGGGGAAGTTGTTTTCAATACCTCGATGACAGGCTATCAAGAAATTCTCACTGATCCTTCTTATTGCCGCCAAATTGTAACGCTGACTTATCCCCACATTGGTAACACTGGTACCAATTCTGAAGACGAAGAATCCCCAAACATTCATGCTCAAGGCCTCATCATTCGCGATCTGCCATTAGTTGCGTCTAACTTCCGTAATCAGGCCACGCTGTCTGACTATCTGAAGAAGCACAATGTGGTTGGTATTGCAGAAATTGATACCCGCAAACTGACTCGTATTTTGCGTGAAAAAGGCGCTCAGGCTGGTTGCATCATCGCAGGCGGTGACCTGGATGCAGCGAAAGCGCTGGCGGCAACGAAAGCCTTCCCTGGCCTGAAAGGCATGGATCTGGCGAAAGTCGTGAGCTGTACTGAAGCGTATGAATGGACCGAAGGTTCATGGAAACTGGGCCAAGGTCATACTCAACCTGCTGAATACCCATTCCATGTCGTTGCTTACGATTTCGGTGTGAAACGCAATATTCTGCGTATGTTGGTTGATCGTGGCTGTCGTGTGACCGTTGTTCCGGCCCAAACCCCAGCGGAAACCGTGCTGGCGATGAATCCAGACGGTGTTTTCCTGTCGAATGGCCCAGGTGACCCAGAACCATGTGACTACGCAATCAAAGCGATCAAAACCTTCCTGGAAACCGAGCTGCCAGTATTTGGTATCTGCTTAGGTCATCAGTTGCTGGCACTGGCTTCCGGTGCGAAAACCATGAAAATGAAATTTGGTCATCATGGTGCCAACCATCCGGTGAAAGATCTGGATCGCAACGTGGTGATGATCACCAGCCAGAACCATGGTTTTGCCGCCGATGATGCGGATATGCCAGCTAACCTGCGTGTGACCCATAAATCACTGTTCGACGGTTCTCTGCAGGGTATTCATCGTACTGACAAACCCGCGTTCAGCTTCCAGGGTCACCCTGAAGCGAGCCCAGGTCCGCATGATGCAGCTCCGCTGTTCGACCATTTCATCGACTTGATCAAAAAATATCGCGCATAA
- a CDS encoding M48 family metallopeptidase, whose product MKKSLLAGITLCLLSACAVSPTGRKQLLLMGNNDVAQMGLSSFQQIKQKERVSTDPKQTRYVQCVAQAITQAIPAQYANTNPGQWEVVVFDSKEVNAFALPGGRIGVYTGLLKVAKNQDQLAAVIGHEVSHVLAQHSNERLSQSQVANMGMAAADQILQNSSTKGPAMAALGMGVQYGVLMPYSRAHETEADVLGLQLMAMAGFNPQEAVSLWHNMAGASQGNAPLEILSTHPSDQTRINQLQSLVPQMQPMYQQAQADGVHPQCAG is encoded by the coding sequence ATGAAAAAAAGCCTGTTAGCTGGCATAACTCTTTGTTTGTTGAGTGCGTGTGCTGTTTCGCCTACTGGTCGCAAACAATTGTTATTAATGGGAAATAACGATGTTGCTCAAATGGGGTTATCGTCTTTCCAGCAGATAAAACAAAAAGAGCGTGTATCGACAGACCCAAAACAAACTCGCTACGTTCAGTGTGTTGCTCAAGCAATTACTCAGGCTATTCCAGCGCAGTATGCTAACACCAACCCCGGTCAATGGGAGGTTGTTGTTTTTGACTCGAAAGAGGTCAATGCTTTTGCGCTGCCCGGTGGCCGCATTGGCGTGTATACCGGTTTGCTAAAAGTCGCTAAAAATCAGGATCAGCTGGCGGCTGTTATCGGCCATGAGGTTTCGCACGTATTAGCGCAACACTCGAATGAACGTTTATCTCAGAGCCAAGTGGCTAATATGGGCATGGCTGCTGCGGATCAAATTCTGCAAAATAGCAGCACCAAAGGCCCCGCGATGGCGGCATTAGGCATGGGCGTGCAATATGGTGTATTAATGCCATATAGCCGTGCGCATGAAACGGAAGCCGATGTATTGGGTTTACAACTGATGGCGATGGCGGGTTTTAATCCGCAGGAAGCGGTCAGTCTTTGGCATAATATGGCTGGAGCCAGCCAAGGTAATGCGCCGCTGGAAATCTTGTCCACACATCCATCTGATCAAACCCGAATCAACCAACTGCAGTCTTTAGTGCCACAAATGCAACCCATGTATCAGCAAGCACAAGCGGACGGAGTTCATCCGCAATGTGCCGGATAG
- a CDS encoding MurR/RpiR family transcriptional regulator, with protein MNTLEKITKHLEHFSKSERKVAEVILHSPQVAIHSSIATLAKMADVSEPTVNRFCRRLDTKGFPDFKLHLAQSLANGTPYVNLHVEENDTPDEYTTKIFESTIACLEVAKNSLDTTAVNRCVDLLTQAKKISFFGLGASSAVAHDALNKFFRFNIPVVCFDDIVMMRMSCINSSDGDVVVVISHTGRTKALVEIAALARHNDATVIGITAQDSPLAAQCNLVLSMDVPEDTDVYLPMASRIAQLALIDVLATGFTLRRGVKFRENLKKVKEGIKDSRFESLHQ; from the coding sequence ATGAATACACTGGAAAAAATCACTAAACATCTGGAACATTTCAGTAAATCAGAGCGCAAAGTCGCCGAAGTGATTCTACATTCGCCTCAAGTCGCGATTCATTCCAGCATCGCTACGCTCGCAAAAATGGCCGATGTCAGTGAACCAACAGTGAACCGATTTTGTCGTCGTCTCGACACAAAAGGCTTCCCCGATTTCAAGCTGCACCTGGCTCAGAGCCTGGCTAATGGCACCCCGTATGTGAATCTGCATGTCGAAGAAAATGACACGCCAGATGAATACACCACCAAGATTTTTGAATCGACTATCGCTTGTCTGGAAGTCGCTAAAAATAGTCTGGATACAACTGCAGTTAACCGGTGTGTTGATTTACTCACGCAAGCCAAAAAGATCTCGTTCTTTGGTCTTGGTGCCTCGTCAGCGGTTGCCCATGATGCCTTGAATAAATTCTTCCGTTTCAACATTCCAGTGGTTTGTTTTGATGACATCGTCATGATGCGGATGAGCTGCATTAACAGCAGTGATGGTGATGTTGTGGTAGTGATCTCCCATACCGGTCGTACCAAAGCGCTGGTTGAGATTGCCGCATTAGCGCGCCACAATGATGCAACCGTGATTGGTATTACAGCGCAGGATTCTCCTTTAGCTGCTCAATGTAATCTGGTGCTATCGATGGATGTGCCGGAAGATACTGATGTTTATTTACCCATGGCATCACGCATCGCCCAACTGGCATTAATTGACGTATTAGCGACCGGATTTACATTACGCCGAGGCGTAAAATTCCGCGAAAATTTGAAGAAGGTCAAAGAAGGGATAAAAGATTCTCGCTTTGAATCACTGCATCAGTGA
- a CDS encoding FKBP-type peptidyl-prolyl cis-trans isomerase, whose protein sequence is MSKFQTTEQQACYGIGRQIGQQLTEQSFAGFDLSAVQQGIEDAINNAPFAVEHEQIGEAFRILNERMAAEEAERAKTMQAGGIEFLAENAKRPEVKVTESGLQYEVLVPGSGKQPAASDKVRVHYHGTFTDGNVFDSSVQRGQPAEFPVGGVIAGWVEALQLMSEGAKWKLFIPHNLAYGERGAGSIPPFSTLVFEVELLNVLA, encoded by the coding sequence ATGTCTAAGTTTCAAACAACCGAACAGCAAGCCTGTTACGGTATTGGTCGTCAGATTGGCCAGCAGTTAACTGAGCAGTCTTTTGCCGGTTTTGATTTGTCTGCTGTGCAGCAAGGTATTGAAGATGCAATCAACAACGCACCTTTTGCTGTTGAGCATGAGCAAATCGGCGAAGCATTCCGCATTCTGAATGAAAGAATGGCTGCTGAAGAAGCTGAGCGTGCTAAAACCATGCAAGCAGGCGGTATCGAGTTCCTGGCTGAAAATGCAAAACGCCCAGAAGTAAAAGTGACTGAATCAGGTCTGCAATATGAAGTGCTGGTTCCTGGCTCAGGCAAACAACCTGCTGCTTCTGATAAAGTACGCGTGCACTACCACGGTACTTTCACTGATGGCAACGTATTCGACAGCTCAGTACAACGTGGTCAACCAGCTGAATTCCCTGTTGGCGGCGTGATCGCCGGTTGGGTTGAAGCACTGCAACTGATGTCAGAAGGCGCGAAATGGAAACTGTTTATTCCGCACAATCTGGCATACGGCGAACGTGGCGCAGGCTCAATTCCTCCGTTCTCTACGCTGGTTTTTGAAGTAGAATTACTGAACGTATTGGCGTAA